The Pseudomonadota bacterium genome includes a window with the following:
- the grpE gene encoding nucleotide exchange factor GrpE: MDRKDEKDINHNHKAGEDKVVHEEHKKKKKKDEIVEELNNALEEKEEMVKALQEKLLYLQADFDNFKKLKIKEKQDTLKFGNEVLLKELLPVLDNLDRALDHASKTEDFKGIHAGVKIVFNEFLKVLERAGVERVDAIGKKFDPNFHEAFMQEEKDNVEPDTVVSELQKGYILNGRLIRPSMVTISKKSEIQ; encoded by the coding sequence ATGGATCGCAAGGACGAAAAAGATATAAACCATAATCATAAGGCCGGGGAAGACAAGGTGGTTCACGAAGAGCATAAAAAAAAGAAAAAAAAGGATGAAATCGTTGAGGAACTCAATAACGCTCTCGAAGAGAAAGAAGAGATGGTTAAGGCACTCCAGGAAAAGCTGCTCTATCTTCAGGCAGATTTTGATAATTTCAAAAAGCTGAAAATAAAAGAAAAACAGGACACTTTAAAATTCGGCAACGAAGTCCTCCTAAAAGAATTGCTCCCTGTTCTGGACAACCTGGACCGGGCTCTTGATCATGCATCCAAAACCGAGGATTTTAAAGGTATTCATGCAGGGGTAAAGATTGTTTTTAATGAGTTTCTTAAAGTCCTTGAAAGGGCTGGTGTTGAAAGGGTTGATGCCATTGGTAAAAAATTCGACCCCAACTTTCACGAGGCATTCATGCAGGAAGAAAAGGACAACGTCGAGCCCGACACCGTTGTATCTGAACTGCAAAAGGGTTATATACTTAACGGGAGGCTGATAAGGCCTTCCATGGTTACCATTTCAAAAAAATCGGAAATACAATAA
- the hrcA gene encoding heat-inducible transcriptional repressor HrcA, protein MEVLTERERTVLVLIIESYINTAEPIGSKTISKAKSIMGRWGSATVRNTMADLEKMGLLYKPHAVAGRIPTHKAFRYYLDSLNIPVYPGKKALYTIDAMLRSRYPYVEGIMGDASKALAALSKHTGIVVEPSVNMMLFKEIEFVKLTNNTVLTVFVTSSGMVHTRLVETDEMLDADTLNNMKKYMNGKFSGIPFYALKDGILEDMEKDKTIFCQLLQKVNDTLETIVDCEDKREVYLEGVSKIIGVPEFLDMDKLKELFRALERKEKLLHLLDKCMKEEGIHVIMGGESDIKEMRDMSIITSTYKIGEKSYGILGVIGPVRMNYSKIIPIVDYTAKTVTNILKIM, encoded by the coding sequence ATGGAAGTCCTGACCGAAAGAGAAAGAACGGTGCTTGTTTTAATAATTGAGAGCTATATTAACACTGCAGAACCCATAGGCTCCAAAACAATATCAAAGGCAAAGTCAATCATGGGCAGATGGGGCTCTGCTACGGTCAGGAATACCATGGCAGACCTTGAGAAAATGGGGCTTTTATATAAACCCCATGCTGTCGCCGGCAGGATTCCTACACATAAGGCTTTCCGGTATTATCTGGATAGCCTGAATATTCCGGTCTATCCCGGCAAAAAGGCTTTGTATACCATTGACGCAATGCTCAGGTCCCGGTATCCATATGTGGAAGGGATAATGGGAGACGCCTCCAAGGCGCTCGCTGCATTATCGAAACATACCGGTATTGTGGTTGAACCGAGCGTAAACATGATGCTTTTTAAAGAAATAGAGTTTGTAAAACTGACAAACAACACCGTTTTAACGGTCTTTGTCACCTCGTCAGGTATGGTTCACACAAGGCTCGTGGAAACGGACGAAATGCTTGATGCCGATACCCTTAACAATATGAAGAAGTATATGAACGGAAAATTTAGCGGCATACCGTTCTATGCCCTGAAAGACGGAATACTTGAGGATATGGAAAAGGATAAGACAATATTCTGCCAGCTCCTCCAAAAGGTAAACGATACCCTCGAAACCATTGTTGATTGCGAAGATAAGAGGGAAGTCTATCTTGAAGGTGTGTCAAAGATTATAGGTGTTCCGGAATTTCTGGATATGGATAAACTCAAAGAATTGTTTCGGGCACTTGAGAGAAAGGAAAAGCTGTTGCATCTTCTCGACAAATGTATGAAAGAGGAAGGCATCCATGTCATCATGGGGGGCGAGAGCGATATTAAAGAAATGAGGGATATGAGCATTATAACATCAACATACAAGATCGGGGAGAAAAGCTACGGCATCCTCGGGGTAATAGGCCCTGTCAGGATGAACTATTCAAAGATTATCCCCATCGTTGATTATACGGCAAAAACAGTTACAAATATTTTAAAAATCATGTGA